The following are encoded in a window of Heliangelus exortis chromosome 9, bHelExo1.hap1, whole genome shotgun sequence genomic DNA:
- the HES6 gene encoding transcription cofactor HES-6 isoform X2 gives MAPSFRPGKGRPPRGDGGCAEARADRKTRKPLVEKKRRARINESLQELRLLLADSEFQAKLENAEVLELTVRRVQAVLERRALAAPASTPPRRPSCSTTCWSPCPSTRAAARTWSRTFWQILLSAPGPAVRRWPPRPRPPWARLSPPRHPLPAPARKPAPTRMRRRPSRARPPPMDWTLPGRAAFLPLAYPNPCGDPGNGGASRSQR, from the exons ATGGCGCCTTCTTTCCGGCCCGGCAAGGGCCGCCCGCCGCGGGGCGACGGGGGCTGCGCGGAGGCCCGGGCCGACAGGaag ACGAGGAAACCGCTGGTGGAGAAGAAGCGCCGGGCGCGGATCAACGAGAGCCTGCAGGAGCTGCGGCTGCTGCTGGCGGACAGCGAG TTCCAGGCGAAGCTGGAGAACGcggaggtgctggagctgacGGTGCGGCGGGTGCAGGCCGTGCTGGAGCGCCGCGCACTCG CTGCCCCGGCATCGACGCCACCACGGCGGCCGAGCTGCTCAACCACCTGCTGGAGTCCATGCCCCTCAACGAGGGCGGCTGCCCGGACTTGGTCGCGGACGTTTTGGCAGATCCTCCTCTCGGCCCCTGGCCCGGCGGTGAGGCGCTGGCCCCCGCGGCCGAGGCCTCCCTGGGCCCGGCTCTCCCCGCCCCGGcaccctctccctgccccagcgAGGAAACCTGCTCCGACTCGGATGAGGCGGAGGCCGAGCCGGGCCAGACCTCCCCCGATGGACTGGACGCTTCCCGGACGCGCAGCCTTCCTTCCCCTGGCTTACCCAAATCCATGTGGAGACCCTGGTAACGGAGGAGCGTCCAGGAGCCAACGCTGA
- the HES6 gene encoding transcription cofactor HES-6 isoform X3: MQIAGYKCGGAGRGAERLGLVCVMAPSFRPGKGRPPRGDGGCAEARADRKTRKPLVEKKRRARINESLQELRLLLADSEFQAKLENAEVLELTVRRVQAVLERRALGECRRGGGGGGSARPAPHPAPRSVSRDAEGGRLHREASERFAAGYIQCMHEVHTFVSSCPGIDATTAAELLNHLLESMPLNEGGCPDLVADVLADPPLGPWPGGEALAPAAEASLGPALPAPAPSPCPSEETCSDSDEAEAEPGQTSPDGLDASRTRSLPSPGLPKSMWRPW; the protein is encoded by the exons ATGCAAATCGCAGGCTATAAGTGTGGCGGCGCGGGGCGGGGAGCGGAGCGGTTGGGTCTGGTCTGCGTTATGGCGCCTTCTTTCCGGCCCGGCAAGGGCCGCCCGCCGCGGGGCGACGGGGGCTGCGCGGAGGCCCGGGCCGACAGGaag ACGAGGAAACCGCTGGTGGAGAAGAAGCGCCGGGCGCGGATCAACGAGAGCCTGCAGGAGCTGCGGCTGCTGCTGGCGGACAGCGAG TTCCAGGCGAAGCTGGAGAACGcggaggtgctggagctgacGGTGCGGCGGGTGCAGGCCGTGCTGGAGCGCCGCGCACTCGGTGAGTgccggcggggcggcggcgggggcggctcggcccggcccgcGCCTCACCCCGCTCCTCGCTCTGTCTCCCGCGACGCAGAGGGCGGGCGGCTGCACCGCGAAGCCAGCGAGCGCTTCGCCGCCGGCTACATCCAGTGCATGCACGAAGTGCACACCTTCGTCTCCAGCTGCCCCGGCATCGACGCCACCACGGCGGCCGAGCTGCTCAACCACCTGCTGGAGTCCATGCCCCTCAACGAGGGCGGCTGCCCGGACTTGGTCGCGGACGTTTTGGCAGATCCTCCTCTCGGCCCCTGGCCCGGCGGTGAGGCGCTGGCCCCCGCGGCCGAGGCCTCCCTGGGCCCGGCTCTCCCCGCCCCGGcaccctctccctgccccagcgAGGAAACCTGCTCCGACTCGGATGAGGCGGAGGCCGAGCCGGGCCAGACCTCCCCCGATGGACTGGACGCTTCCCGGACGCGCAGCCTTCCTTCCCCTGGCTTACCCAAATCCATGTGGAGACCCTGGTAA
- the HES6 gene encoding transcription cofactor HES-6 isoform X1, which produces MAPSFRPGKGRPPRGDGGCAEARADRKTRKPLVEKKRRARINESLQELRLLLADSEFQAKLENAEVLELTVRRVQAVLERRALEGGRLHREASERFAAGYIQCMHEVHTFVSSCPGIDATTAAELLNHLLESMPLNEGGCPDLVADVLADPPLGPWPGGEALAPAAEASLGPALPAPAPSPCPSEETCSDSDEAEAEPGQTSPDGLDASRTRSLPSPGLPKSMWRPW; this is translated from the exons ATGGCGCCTTCTTTCCGGCCCGGCAAGGGCCGCCCGCCGCGGGGCGACGGGGGCTGCGCGGAGGCCCGGGCCGACAGGaag ACGAGGAAACCGCTGGTGGAGAAGAAGCGCCGGGCGCGGATCAACGAGAGCCTGCAGGAGCTGCGGCTGCTGCTGGCGGACAGCGAG TTCCAGGCGAAGCTGGAGAACGcggaggtgctggagctgacGGTGCGGCGGGTGCAGGCCGTGCTGGAGCGCCGCGCACTCG AGGGCGGGCGGCTGCACCGCGAAGCCAGCGAGCGCTTCGCCGCCGGCTACATCCAGTGCATGCACGAAGTGCACACCTTCGTCTCCAGCTGCCCCGGCATCGACGCCACCACGGCGGCCGAGCTGCTCAACCACCTGCTGGAGTCCATGCCCCTCAACGAGGGCGGCTGCCCGGACTTGGTCGCGGACGTTTTGGCAGATCCTCCTCTCGGCCCCTGGCCCGGCGGTGAGGCGCTGGCCCCCGCGGCCGAGGCCTCCCTGGGCCCGGCTCTCCCCGCCCCGGcaccctctccctgccccagcgAGGAAACCTGCTCCGACTCGGATGAGGCGGAGGCCGAGCCGGGCCAGACCTCCCCCGATGGACTGGACGCTTCCCGGACGCGCAGCCTTCCTTCCCCTGGCTTACCCAAATCCATGTGGAGACCCTGGTAA